One genomic region from Salvia hispanica cultivar TCC Black 2014 chromosome 2, UniMelb_Shisp_WGS_1.0, whole genome shotgun sequence encodes:
- the LOC125207787 gene encoding squamosa promoter-binding-like protein 12 isoform X1 produces MSPFMEMEWNAKWDWENLVAFGSKGIESPKNLQLADWTIVDGGEIHGGSFNLSAAACNGNSGGGSDGSRHGSSAKSSISASTDSSCKDRMQTSILTFTTSEGSFGNFSKKIEMKGIELSGTSSTPDAEALLGLKLGKRTYFENTGGGGTAKSTSFSAMPAPATATATTPKKTKSSAQNSPICCQVEGCNTDLSLAKEYHRKHRVCDSHSKCPKVTVGGCERRFCQQCSRFHSLSEFDEKKRSCRRRLSDHNARRRKPQQETIQFNLPRLSTPFYGGTQPMSFMLNNSPLAHSRTTANSSWNNSKFALPKGCLLKSEGDEGIDEQLHMPGIRLPQTINMQNAANGLSAANHTQPVVLNPGGKGSLISSLDAAPEYRRALSLLSSNSWDSCNQESVQLHHQLHENSSNIIQPMYHAIPEGVPFSSSDFWPTGPHPTHHYLQSLGTKTPYDNDFYSNILN; encoded by the exons ATGAGCCCCTTCATGGAGATGGAGTGGAATGCGAAGTGGGATTGGGAAAACTTAGTCGCGTTTGGTTCAAAGGGGATTGAGAGTCCGAAGAATCTGCAGTTAGCGGATTGGACAATTGTGGATGGTGGAGAGATCCATGGTGGATCCTTCAATCTCTCTGCTGCTGCTTGTAATGGTAACAGCGGTGGTGGCTCTGATGGTAGTAGGCATGGTTCTTCAGCCAAGAGCTCGATATCAGCTTCTACCGACTCATCCTGCAAGGATAGGATGCAGACTTCCATCTTAACGTTCACTACATCCGAGGGCTCTTTTGGGAACTTCAGCAAGAAGATTGAGATGAAAGGAATCGAGCTTTCTGGAACTTCCTCAACTCCAGACGCAGAAGCATTGCTCGGATTGAAGCTGGGAAAGCGGACATATTTTGAGAACACCGGAGGTGGAGGTACTGCTAAGAGCACTTCCTTTTCTGCCATGCCTGCTCcagccaccgccaccgccactACACCAAAGAAAACTAAATCATCTGCTCAGAATAGTCCTATATGTTGCCAAGTCGAGGGCTGTAACACTGATCTTTCACTGGCGAAAGAATATCACCGGAAGCATAGAGTTTGTGACAGCCATTCAAAGTGCCCAAAGGTTACGGTTGGAGGCTGTGAACGCCGGTTTTGCCAGCAGTGCAGCAG GTTTCATAGCTTGTCAGAGTTCGATGAAAAGAAGCGCAGTTGTCGAAGAAGGCTTTCTGATCATAATGCAAGGCGTCGTAAGCCACAGCAGGAAACCATCCAGTTCAATTTGCCTAGGCTGTCAACCCCATTCTATG GAGGGACCCAACCGATGAGTTTCATGCTGAACAATTCCCCACTTGCTCACTCGAGGACCACTGCAAATTCTAGTTGGAACAACTCCAAATTCGCACTACCCAAAGGGTGTTTGTTGAAGTCTGAAGGAGATGAAGGTATCGATGAACAGTTGCACATGCCAGGAATCAGGCTGCCACAAACCATCAATATGCAAAATGCAGCGAATGGTCTCTCAGCAGCAAATCATACACAGCCAGTGGTTTTGAATCCAG GTGGCAAGGGATCTTTGATCTCTTCCCTAGATGCAGCACCAGAATATCGTCGTGCTCTCTCTCTTCTGTCAAGCAATTCCTGGGATTCGTGCAATCAAGAATCAGTTCAGTTACACCATCAACTACATGAGAACAGTTCCAACATCATCCAACCTATGTATCATGCAATCCCTGAAGGTGTGCCCTTCTCTTCCTCAGACTTCTGGCCGACTGGGCCACATCCAACTCATCACTACCTTCAATCTTTGGGCACAAAGACACCCTACGATAATGACTTCTATTCCAACATATTGAACTGA
- the LOC125207787 gene encoding squamosa promoter-binding-like protein 12 isoform X2 → MSPFMEMEWNAKWDWENLVAFGSKGIESPKNLQLADWTIVDGGEIHGGSFNLSAAACNGNSGGGSDGSRHGSSAKSSISASTDSSCKDRMQTSILTFTTSEGSFGNFSKKIEMKGIELSGTSSTPDAEALLGLKLGKRTYFENTGGGGTAKSTSFSAMPAPATATATTPKKTKSSAQNSPICCQVEGCNTDLSLAKEYHRKHRVCDSHSKCPKVTVGGCERRFCQQCSSLSEFDEKKRSCRRRLSDHNARRRKPQQETIQFNLPRLSTPFYGGTQPMSFMLNNSPLAHSRTTANSSWNNSKFALPKGCLLKSEGDEGIDEQLHMPGIRLPQTINMQNAANGLSAANHTQPVVLNPGGKGSLISSLDAAPEYRRALSLLSSNSWDSCNQESVQLHHQLHENSSNIIQPMYHAIPEGVPFSSSDFWPTGPHPTHHYLQSLGTKTPYDNDFYSNILN, encoded by the exons ATGAGCCCCTTCATGGAGATGGAGTGGAATGCGAAGTGGGATTGGGAAAACTTAGTCGCGTTTGGTTCAAAGGGGATTGAGAGTCCGAAGAATCTGCAGTTAGCGGATTGGACAATTGTGGATGGTGGAGAGATCCATGGTGGATCCTTCAATCTCTCTGCTGCTGCTTGTAATGGTAACAGCGGTGGTGGCTCTGATGGTAGTAGGCATGGTTCTTCAGCCAAGAGCTCGATATCAGCTTCTACCGACTCATCCTGCAAGGATAGGATGCAGACTTCCATCTTAACGTTCACTACATCCGAGGGCTCTTTTGGGAACTTCAGCAAGAAGATTGAGATGAAAGGAATCGAGCTTTCTGGAACTTCCTCAACTCCAGACGCAGAAGCATTGCTCGGATTGAAGCTGGGAAAGCGGACATATTTTGAGAACACCGGAGGTGGAGGTACTGCTAAGAGCACTTCCTTTTCTGCCATGCCTGCTCcagccaccgccaccgccactACACCAAAGAAAACTAAATCATCTGCTCAGAATAGTCCTATATGTTGCCAAGTCGAGGGCTGTAACACTGATCTTTCACTGGCGAAAGAATATCACCGGAAGCATAGAGTTTGTGACAGCCATTCAAAGTGCCCAAAGGTTACGGTTGGAGGCTGTGAACGCCGGTTTTGCCAGCAGTGCAGCAG CTTGTCAGAGTTCGATGAAAAGAAGCGCAGTTGTCGAAGAAGGCTTTCTGATCATAATGCAAGGCGTCGTAAGCCACAGCAGGAAACCATCCAGTTCAATTTGCCTAGGCTGTCAACCCCATTCTATG GAGGGACCCAACCGATGAGTTTCATGCTGAACAATTCCCCACTTGCTCACTCGAGGACCACTGCAAATTCTAGTTGGAACAACTCCAAATTCGCACTACCCAAAGGGTGTTTGTTGAAGTCTGAAGGAGATGAAGGTATCGATGAACAGTTGCACATGCCAGGAATCAGGCTGCCACAAACCATCAATATGCAAAATGCAGCGAATGGTCTCTCAGCAGCAAATCATACACAGCCAGTGGTTTTGAATCCAG GTGGCAAGGGATCTTTGATCTCTTCCCTAGATGCAGCACCAGAATATCGTCGTGCTCTCTCTCTTCTGTCAAGCAATTCCTGGGATTCGTGCAATCAAGAATCAGTTCAGTTACACCATCAACTACATGAGAACAGTTCCAACATCATCCAACCTATGTATCATGCAATCCCTGAAGGTGTGCCCTTCTCTTCCTCAGACTTCTGGCCGACTGGGCCACATCCAACTCATCACTACCTTCAATCTTTGGGCACAAAGACACCCTACGATAATGACTTCTATTCCAACATATTGAACTGA